Proteins encoded within one genomic window of Arachis ipaensis cultivar K30076 chromosome B08, Araip1.1, whole genome shotgun sequence:
- the LOC107611124 gene encoding uncharacterized protein LOC107611124, translating to MANLANTMEANAATTLQAMLKLGQPASNKNGNEIGRGMEMKMETGMGVLGCPRETYERWKCIKYQGGLRGAVMTAVAPLEIQIFSELVNKARVVVECSKKVASSRDTRGGNNNHGRGKYFQPRAQSFKRGGHVPQGQGNVRGPLLISTTRREEEIGIGGCFNCGFPGQIARDCTRWRKTQNAGQNQQGQVFAVNAQDAVKADPLMRGICLISDKTLVALYDTGALHSFIAFNKVEELGLKVSELVFDLYVHTPHQTVVTRSGCRQIAFKIEGRNFVHDLIYLPMVGLEMILGFDWMSRNRVLLDWFEQSIRFMPEGESGAVIAEGYYLNSVMVNCSGEEC from the exons ATGGCTAATCTTGCTAATACTATGGAGGCGAATGCTGCTACGACTCTGCAAGCTATGCTGAAGTTAGGTCAACCAGCCAGCAACAAAAATGGTAATGAAATCGGAAGGGGGATGGAAATGAAAATGGAGACGGGAATG GGTGTGTTAGGGTGCCCCAGAGAGACCTATGAGAGGTGGAAGTGTATTAAGTACCAAGGAGGCTTGAGGGGTGCTGttatgactgctgtggctcctCTTGAGATTCaaatcttttcagaactagtgaaCAAAGCGAGGGTGGTTGTGGAGTGTTCAAAGAAGGTAGCTTCGTCAAGGGACACTCGTGgaggaaataataaccatgggcGCGGAAAGTACTTTCAACCAAGAGCCCAAAGCTTCAAGAGAGGAGGACATGTGCCCCAAGGTCAAGGCAATGTTAGGGGCCCACTTTTGATCAGTACCACCAGGAGAGAGGAAGAG ATTGGTATAGGTGGTTGCTTCAACTGCGGATTCCCTGGTCAAATTGCGAGAGATTGCACTCGTTGGAGGAAGACTCAGAATGCCGGCCAGAACCAACAAGGTCAGGTGTTTGCTGTGAACGCCCAAGATGCGGTGAAGGCGGATCCTTTGATGAGAGGTATATGCTTAATTAGTGATAAAACATTGGttgcattatatgatactggagctttgcattcttttattgcatttaacAAAGTTGAGGAACTAGGATTGAAAGTGTCAGAATTAGTGTTTGATTTGTATGTTCATACTCCGCATCAGACAGTTGtgactaggtcaggttgtagGCAAATAGCTTTCAAGATTGAGGGTAGAAACTTTGTACATGATTTGATTTACTTGCCAATGGTTGGGTTAgagatgattttggggtttgattggaTGTCAAGGAATCGGGTTTTGCTGGATTGGTTTGAGCAATCGATTCGGTTTATGCCAGAAGGAGAAAGTGGAGCAGTGATAGCTGAGGGTTATTACCTAAACTCTGTGATGGTGAACTGTAGTGGAGAAGAGTGTTAG
- the LOC107611121 gene encoding uncharacterized protein LOC107611121: protein MKWERPTTVTEVRSFFGLAGYYRRFIEGFSRIALPMTKLTRKEVPFVWMSECEQSFQTLKQRLTSVPVLILPEPHELFEVYCDTSLKGLGCVLMQHRNMVAYASR, encoded by the coding sequence ATGAAATGGGAGAGACCGACTACGGTGACGGAGGTTAGAAGTTTCTTCGGCTTGGCCGGATATTACCGAAGATTCATTGAGGGATTTTCCCGGATTGCATTACCGATGACTAAGTTGACAAGGAAAGAGGTACCGTTTGTGTGGATGTCAGAGTGTGAACAAAGTTTTCAGACTTTGAAACAAAGGTTAACTTCAGTGCCTGTTTTGATTTTGCCGGAACCGCATGAACTgtttgaagtatactgtgataCTTCGttgaagggtttgggttgcgtgttgatgcaacaccgaaACATGGTGGCTTACGCTTCGCGTTAG